The Streptomyces clavuligerus genome includes a region encoding these proteins:
- a CDS encoding NAD(P)-dependent oxidoreductase: protein MGLGHMGGAMARNLLTAGFPVTVHDIRREAAAAHLAAGADWADSAADCAAAVDVLITMLPGPRQVEAVLLHAGAAAALRPGSTWIDMSTSAPATARRIAEQQLDGRGVRHLDAPVSGMAKGAEAGTLQIFAGGDAAVYTELRPVLTAMGDPERIFHVGPRGTGYTVKLMINLLWFSHLVATSEVLTLGVKAGVDLAVLRDSLIASPANSNFLEHDIQDLLTAGDYDESFAMALACKDLGLAVDLGRDVGVPVELSALVEQIYRRGLAQYGGPAGEMIPVRLYEELAGIELRIPAGPGDAR from the coding sequence ATCGGACTCGGCCATATGGGCGGGGCGATGGCCCGCAATCTGCTCACGGCCGGATTTCCGGTCACCGTCCACGACATCCGCCGCGAGGCCGCCGCCGCCCACCTCGCCGCCGGTGCCGACTGGGCCGACAGCGCCGCCGACTGCGCCGCCGCCGTCGATGTCCTGATCACCATGCTGCCCGGCCCCCGGCAGGTCGAGGCCGTCCTCCTGCACGCCGGGGCCGCCGCCGCACTGCGGCCCGGCAGCACCTGGATCGATATGTCGACCTCCGCTCCGGCGACCGCCCGCCGCATCGCCGAGCAGCAGCTCGACGGGCGCGGCGTCCGGCATCTGGACGCACCGGTCAGCGGCATGGCCAAGGGCGCCGAGGCGGGCACCCTGCAAATCTTCGCCGGTGGGGACGCCGCTGTGTACACGGAGCTGCGGCCGGTCCTCACCGCCATGGGCGATCCGGAACGGATCTTCCACGTCGGCCCGCGCGGCACCGGCTACACCGTCAAGCTGATGATCAACCTGCTCTGGTTCTCCCATCTGGTCGCCACCTCCGAGGTGCTCACCCTGGGGGTCAAGGCCGGGGTGGACCTGGCGGTGCTGCGCGATTCGCTGATCGCCAGCCCCGCCAACAGCAACTTCCTGGAGCACGACATCCAGGACCTGCTGACAGCCGGTGACTACGACGAGTCCTTCGCGATGGCCCTCGCCTGCAAGGATCTCGGACTCGCCGTCGATCTGGGCCGCGATGTCGGCGTCCCGGTCGAACTGTCGGCCCTGGTCGAGCAGATCTACCGGCGGGGACTCGCCCAGTACGGCGGTCCGGCCGGCGAGATGATCCCGGTCCGGCTCTACGAGGAGCTGGCCGGGATCGAACTGCGGATACCGGCCGGACCGGGAGATGCGCGATGA